One Cheilinus undulatus linkage group 22, ASM1832078v1, whole genome shotgun sequence DNA window includes the following coding sequences:
- the nedd8 gene encoding NEDD8 isoform X2 → MLIKVKTLTGKEIEIDIEPTDKVERIKERVEEKEGIPPQQQRLIYSGKQMNDEKTAADYKIQGGSVLHLVLALRGGQTHGFP, encoded by the exons ATGCTTATTAAAGTAAAG acACTTACAGGAAAAGAGATAGAGATTGATATAGAGCCCACAGATAAG GTGGAGCGGATTAAAGAGAGGGtggaggagaaagaagggaTCCCTCCGCAGCAGCAGAGGTTGATCTACAGCGGGAAACAGAT GAACGatgagaaaacagcagcagactaTAAAATCCAGGGAGGTTCTGTTCTTCATCTGGTGCTTGCTCTACGTGGGGGACAGACCCATGGCTTTCCCTGA
- the gmpr2 gene encoding GMP reductase 2 encodes MPRIENDIKLDFKDVLLRPKRSTLKSRSEVDLMRSFTFRNSKGSYRGIPIIAANMDTVGTFEMALALHQFTLFTTIHKHYSVDEWVEFATKNPECLENVAVSTGTSDGDFERISAILAAVPQLKYICVDVANGYSEHFVHFVKDVRQKFPSHTIMAGNVVTGEMVEELILAGADIIKVGIGPGSVCTTRKKTGVGYPQLSAVIECADAAHGLGGHIISDGGCTCPGDVSKAFGAGADFVMLGGMLAGHSESGGEVIEKNGKKYKLFYGMSSDTAMKKHAGGVAEYRASEGKTVEVSYKGPVDVTIRDILGGVRSTCTYVGAGKLKELSRRTTFIRVTQQLNTVFGNDS; translated from the exons ATGCCTCGCATTGAGAATGACATCAAGCTGGACTTCAAGGATGTACTCCTCAGACCAAAGCGGAGTACACTGAAGTCTAGGAGCGAG GTGGACCTAATGAGGAGCTTCACTTTTAGGAACTCTAAAGGCAGCTACAGAGGGATACCCATCATTGCTGCTAACATGGATACTGTAGGGACCTTTGAGATGGCCTTGGCTTTGCATCAG TTCACTCTTTTCACCACCATTCACAAACATTACTCCGTGGATGAGTGGGTGGAGTTTGCTACAAAGAATCCTGAATGCCTTGAG AATGTAGCGGTCAGCACCGGCACCAGTGACGGTGACTTTGAGAGGATTTCGGCCATCTTGGCAGCGGTGCCACAGCTGAAGTATATCTGTGTGGACGTGGCTAACGGCTACTCCGAGCACTTTGTTCACTTTGTTAAAGATGTCAGGCAGAAGTTCCCATCACACACTATAATG gCAGGAAATGTGGTGACAGGAGAGATGGTAGAAGAGCTGATCCTGGCTGGTGCTGACATCATCAAAGTAGGCATCGGACCAG GATCTGTGTGTACTACCCGCAAGAAGACAGGCGTGGGTTACCCCCAGCTTAGCGCTGTGATTGAGTGTGCAGATGCAGCCCATGGCTTGGGTGGCCATATCATCTCT GATGGGGGATGTACTTGCCCGGGAGATGTTTCAAAAGCTTTTG GTGCTGGAGCGGACTTTGTGATGCTGGGCGGCATGTTAGCCGGCCACTCAGAAAGCGGGGGCGAGGTTATCgagaaaaatggcaagaaatacAAGCTGTTCTACGGTATGAGCTCTGATACGGCGATGAAGAAACATGCAGGAGGCGTGGCTGAATACAG AGCGTCGGAGGGGAAGACAGTCGAAGTTTCTTACAAAGGTCCGGTTGATGTGACAATACGCGACATCCTGGGTGGGGTCCGCTCTACCTGCACCTACGTTGGGGCGGGAAAATTGAAGGAGCTGAGTCGCAGGACCACCTTTATCAGGGTCACACAGCAGCTCAACACTGTGTTCGGCAATGACAGCTGA
- the nedd8 gene encoding NEDD8 isoform X1, protein MTICYHPHSTWSSLWVCKEAIKGKQPPRSQTLTGKEIEIDIEPTDKVERIKERVEEKEGIPPQQQRLIYSGKQMNDEKTAADYKIQGGSVLHLVLALRGGQTHGFP, encoded by the exons ATGACCATATGCTATCACCCACATTCTACATGGAGTAGTTTGTGGGTCTGCAAGGAAGCCATAAAAGGAAAACAACCACCTCGCAGTCAA acACTTACAGGAAAAGAGATAGAGATTGATATAGAGCCCACAGATAAG GTGGAGCGGATTAAAGAGAGGGtggaggagaaagaagggaTCCCTCCGCAGCAGCAGAGGTTGATCTACAGCGGGAAACAGAT GAACGatgagaaaacagcagcagactaTAAAATCCAGGGAGGTTCTGTTCTTCATCTGGTGCTTGCTCTACGTGGGGGACAGACCCATGGCTTTCCCTGA
- the slc7a8a gene encoding solute carrier family 7 member 8a codes for MTDGARQRTSTSGSAKDAAGGEKESGGGVALKKEIGLVSACGIIVGNIIGSGIFVSPKGVMENASSVGVALVVWIITGVITAIGALCYAELGVTIPKSGGDYSYVKDIFGGLAGFLRLWIAVLVIYPTNQAVIALTFSNYVLQPLFPTCFPPENGLRLLAAVCLLLLTWVNCSSVRWATRVQDIFTAGKLLALALIIIMGIVQICKGEYYWLEPANAFEPFQEYDVGLIALAFLQGSFAYGGWNFLNYVTEELVDPYVNLPRAIFISIPLVTFVYVFANIAYVTAMSPQELLASNAVAVTFGEKLLGVMAWIMPISVALSTFGGVNGSLFTSSRLFFAGAREGHLPSLLAMIHVKRCTPIPALLFTCLSTLLMLCTSDMYTLINYVGFINYLFYGVTVTGQIVLRFKQPDMHRPIKISLIWPVIYLIFWAFLLIFSLYSEPVVCGIGLAIMLTGVPVYFLGVYWDNKPQCFDAFVDKMTYLGQKFCVVVYPDEGNGGGSTEEGEEMKEARSPLSKEDGENHKSADC; via the exons ATGACGGACGGTGCCAGACAACGTACAAGCACGTCGGGCTCTGCGAAGGATGCTGCCGGCGGAGAGAAGGAGTCAGGAGGAGGTGTTGCGCTCAAGAAGGAGATCGGGCTCGTGAGTGCCTGTGGTATTATTGTTG GTAACATCATTGGCTCAGGTATCTTCGTCAGTCCTAAGGGAGTGATGGAGAACGCCAGCTCCGTGGGCGTGGCCCTAGTCGTCTGGATCATCACAGGCGTCATCACTGCCATTGGAGCGCTGTGCTACGCTGAGCTGGGTGTCACCATCCCCAAATCTGGGGGTGACTACTCTTACGTCAAGGACATCTTTGGCGGGCTGGCAGG GTTCCTGCGTCTCTGGATCGCTGTGTTGGTGATCTACCCGACTAACCAGGCCGTTATAGCACTGACATTTTCTAACTACGTACTGCAGCCTCTGTTCCCCACCTGCTTCCCTCCGGAGAATGGTCTGCGTCTTCTGGCTGCTGTCTGCCTCT TACTGCTGACCTGGGTGAACTGCTCCAGTGTGAGGTGGGCCACCAGGGTGCAGGACATTTTCACCGCTGGCAAGCTCCTGGCTCTGGCCCTCATTATCATCATGGGCATCGTGCAGATCTGCAAAG GAGAGTACTACTGGTTGGAGCCAGCCAACGCCTTTGAGCCCTTCCAGGAGTACGATGTTGGTCTTATAGCTTTAGCCTTTCTACAAGGCTCCTTCGCCTACGGAGGCTGGAACTTCCTTAACTACGTCACGGAGGAGCTGGTGGACCCCTATGT GAACCTCCCCCGAGCCATCTTCATCTCCATCCCCCTCGTCACCTTTGTTTACGTCTTCGCCAACATCGCCTATGTCACAGCAATGAGCCCTCAGGAACTGCTCGCCTCAAACGCTGTTGCTGTG ACGTTTGGAGAGAAGCTGCTGGGAGTCATGGCGTGGATCATGCCCATCTCCGTGGCTCTCTCCACCTTCGGAGGAGTCAATGGATCCCTCTTCACCTCTTCACG ATTGTTCTTTGCTGGAGCCAGAGAAGGCCACCTCCCAAGCCTCCTGGCCATGATTCACGTTAAACGCTGCACTCCCATCCCTGCTCTACTCTTCACA TGCCTGTCCACCCTGCTCATGCTGTGCACCAGCGACATGTACACTCTCATCAACTATGTGGGCTTCATCAACTACCTCTTCTATGGAGTCACTGTCACCGGGCAGATTGTGCTGCGTTTTAAACAGCCGGACATGCACCGACCAATCAAG ATCAGCCTGATCTGGCCGGTTATTTACCTCATCTTCTGGGCCTTCCTGCTCATCTTCTCCCTTTACTCTGAGCCCGTTGTGTGTGGTATCGGCCTAGCCATCATGTTAACCGGTGTCCCCGTCTATTTCCTGGGAGTCTACTGGGACAACAAGCCACAATGCTTCGATGCCTTTGTTG ATAAAATGACATACCTGGGTCAGAAATTCTGTGTGGTGGTTTACCCGGACGAGGGGAATGGCGGCGGGAGCACTGAAGAAGGAGAGGAAATGAAGGAAGCCAGGTCTCCTCTGTCCAAGGAGGACGGAGAAAACCACAAATCAGCAGACTGCTAA